The following are encoded together in the Acanthochromis polyacanthus isolate Apoly-LR-REF ecotype Palm Island chromosome 14, KAUST_Apoly_ChrSc, whole genome shotgun sequence genome:
- the LOC127537096 gene encoding uncharacterized protein LOC127537096, producing MALWRLLLVAGVTLSLLWLLFLSLSSTGTHRTKRTHEHSMAATWEQNFWYKAMNFTARQNNVTNCYVCSQLPHHVTHQTIFTPIGLNKSETMCIFGESTLRMLKNFTGNMSYWFPNCTIHEEKWLDPTNFSQATNTTLGVGIAPLRTNIPFPLCLQRTCGDMYRHHLPGTPNCIHIISLSSNSSAILSSVPFVAGFNTSWWFSEDKYRTGRNITTFNLGPKISTPPEMMWQCGGLLYWYLPFDWCGTCTLVHLQPAVIVITDQQLENRTYIHTHRIQSRETKEEQQPAFSKPKRFLMSLVPSYGTSRLSASVNKLWFSLNNLTNALIDITDQLENDPELKAIKQMTLQNRIALDLLLAAQGGVCEVVNDHCCTYIPDHKGNYTLIRQKLDEIKIDILRNQDKGIFPGWDFTSWFTSGGIFQTIKRFVVISICILLLFCIFATCILPCLRSMISKMITTSIIAYAALEMEEPQCDSNDENDDVEV from the coding sequence ATGGCTCTCTGGCGACTTCTGCTAGTCGCAGGGGTGACTTTGTCACTCCTGtggctcctcttcctctctctctcctctacaGGAACTCACAGGACTAAAAGGACCCATGAACACTCCATGGCAGCGACTTGGGAACAGAACTTCTGGTATAAAGCTATGAATTTTACAGCACGACAGAATAATGTCACCAATTGCTACGTGTGCTCACAATTACCTCATCATGTTACACATCAGACCATTTTCACTCCTATAGGACTTAATAAATCAGAAACAATGTGTATATTTGGTGAAAGTACACTCAGAATGCTAAAAAATTTCACTGGTAACATGTCATACTGGTTTCCAAATTGTACTATTCATGAGGAAAAATGGCTGGATCCCACTAATTTTTCACAGGCTACGAACACCACATTAGGTGTAGGAATTGCACCATTACGAACTAACATTCCTTTCCCATTGTGTCTCCAACGCACCTGTGGCGATATGTACAGGCATCACTTACCAGGAACACCTAATTGCATCCATATAATATCACTTTCCAGTAACTCGTCTGCTATCTTATCATCAGTTCCCTTTGTTGCAGGATTTAACACATCTTGGTGGTTTTCTGAAGATAAATATAGGACTGGAAGAAACATAACAACCTTTAATCTCGGACCAAAAATCTCCACTCCACCCGAAATGATGTGGCAATGTGGAGGACTTCTTTATTGGTATTTGCCATTTGATTGGTGCGGTACTTGTACCTTAGTTCATTTGCAACCTGCTGTAATTGTCATTACTGACCAACAATTGGAGAACAggacatatatacacacacaccgaATCCAAAGCCGTGAAActaaagaagaacaacaacctGCTTTCAGTAAACCAAAACGTTTTCTCATGTCTTTAGTTCCTTCATATGGTACATCAAGATTATCCGCAAGTGTAAATAAACTTTGGTTTTCTCTTAATAATCTCACTAACGCACTAATTGACATAACTGATCAGCTAGAAAACGATCCCGAACTTAAGGCTATCAAACAAATGACACTCCAAAACAGAATAGCTTTAGACCTTCTTTTAGCAGCACAAGGAGGAGTTTGTGAAGTTGTTAATGACCATTGTTGTACATACATCCCTGATCACAAAGGCAATTACACTTTAATCAGACAGAAATTGGATGAgattaaaatagacattttaagAAACCAAGACAAAGGTATTTTTCCAGGCTGGGATTTTACCTCTTGGTTTACATCTGGTGGTATTTTTCAGACTATTAAAAGATTTGTAGTTATAAGTATATGCATTTTGTtactattttgcatttttgctaccTGCATTTTACCATGTTTGAGATCCATGATTTCTAAAATGATAACTACTTCTATTATTGCTTATGCTGCACTTGAAATGGAAGAACCACAATGTGACTCTAATGATGAGAATGATGATGTTGAAGTGTAG